Below is a window of Agrobacterium vitis DNA.
TTGGTCAGATTATATCGATCCGCAGATTCTCGAGGACTTCACCAAGGAAACCGGCATCAAGGTCGTCTATGACGTCTTCGACAACAACGACCTGTTGGAGACCAAGCTTTTGGCCGGTGGCTCTGGCTATGATGTGGTGGTGCCGACCGGTCCGTTCCTGGCGCGCCAGATCCAGGCGGGCGTGTTCCAGAAGCTCGACAAGTCGAAACTTCCGAACCTTACTAATATGTGGCCGATGGTCATGGAGCGGCTGGCCAATTACGACCCCGGCAACCAATATGCCGTCAACTATATGTGGGGCACGACCGGCATCGGCTATAATGTCAAGAAGATCAAGGCGATCTTCGGCGATGACGTCAAGGTCGATAGCTGGGACTTCATCTTCAAGCCGGAAAACGCCAAGAAGCTCAAGCAATGCGGCCTGAACATCCTTGATGCCTCGGATGAAACCTTCGCGATTGCCATGAACTACATCGGCAAACCGGCTGACAGCAAGAAAACAGCCGATCTCGAAGCGGGCGCCAAGGTCTACCAGGCGATCCGGCCCAGTGCCAAGACCTTCAACTCCTCCTCCTACCTGAATGATCTCGCCAATGGCGATATCTGCGCCACCATCGGCTGGTCCGGCGATGTGATCCAGGCCAAGAAGCGGGCGGAAGAGGCCAAGAACGGCGTGGAAATCGCCTATGTGATTCCCAAGGAAGGAACCTATATGTGGTTCGACAACCTGGCGATCCCGGCTGATGCCAAGAATGTCGAGGAAGCCCATGCCTTCATCAATTACCTGATGAAGCCTGAGGTAATCGCCAAGGCATCTGATTTCGTCTCCTATGCCAATGGCAATCTCGCCTCGCAAAAAATGGTCAGCGCCGATGTGCTCAACAATCCCTCCGTCTATCCCGACGAGGCGACTATGAAGCGGCTGTTCACCATCTCGCCTTACGATCCCAAATCGCAGCGCGTCCTGAACCGGCTCTGGACCCAGGTCAAGACCGGCAAGTAAACGAGATGAAGCGGGGCAGAAATGCCCCGTTTTCTATTTGAGACGCGCAGAACAGACCGTCCAAGCCTTGGCAAACGAGGCAGGCGGGGAAGGGGACCGATGGCGAAGACTCTGGGGCCGGTGAAACGCAAATTCGCACCATGGACGGAGCGGGGGCAAATGCCCTTCATCCGGTTTGAAAATGTCACTAAACGCTTTGGGCCGTTCACGGCGGTCGATAACCTTACCCTGAATATCTATGAGCGGGAGTTTTTCTCGCTGCTTGGACCATCTGGCTGCGGCAAGACCACGCTGATGCGGATGCTGGCTGGTTTCGAGGAGCCGACCGAGGGTCGCATCCTGTTGCAGGGCCGCGATCTCGCCGGCGTGCCGCCCTATCGCCGTCCGACCAATATGATGTTCCAGTCCTACGCGCTGTTTCCGCATATGTCGGTGGAAAAGAACATCGCCTTTGGCCTGGAGCAGGACAATCTGCCCAAGGGTGAAATCAAGGCGCGGGTCGAGGAAATGTTGAAACTGGTCAAGCTGGAGGAGTTTGCCAGGCGCAAGCCGGGCCAGCTTTCCGGCGGCCAGCGCCAGCGTGTCGCCTTGGCCCGCTCACTGGCCAAACGCCCGAAAGTGCTGCTGCTGGATGAGCCGCTCGGCGCGCTGGACCGCAAGCTGCGTGAGGAAACCCAGTTCGAGCTGATGGATATCCAGACCGAGCTTGGCCTGACCTTCCTGATCGTCACCCATGACCAGGAAGAGGCGATGACGGTGTCTGACCGGATTGCTGTCATGGACAAGGGCGAAATCGTCCAGGTGGCGACGCCCGCCGAAATCTATGAGGCGCCGAATTGCCGTTACGTGGCGGATTTCATTGGCGATATCAATATTGTCGAGGGGCGGTTGCTGCGAAGCGATAGTGCGGGCGGTCCTGTGGCCATTGCCTGTGACGGCTTCACCTGCCTGGTGGATCAGCCCTGCGATCTCGCTGACGGTGCCGAGGTTGCCTTTGCCATCCGCCCGGAAAAGGTTCGTATCTCCATCGACCCGCCCGCCGATACCAGCGTCAATGCGCTTTCCGGTGAGGTCTGGGATATCGGCTATCTCGGCGATTTTTCGGTGTTCATCATCCGGCGCGAGGATGGCTTTACCTTCCGCGCGGCGCAGGCCAATGTCGCGCGTCTGGTAGACCGGCCAATTACATTCGGCGATCAGGTCTGGTTTTCCTGGACGCCGGATGCCGGCCTGTTGTTGACGAGGTAGCGCCATGGCCGAGCCCGCAACCCTTCCACAAGCCTTTCGCCAGGCAAGTCGCGCCCGCTGGTTGATTGTCGTTCTCCCCTATCTCTGGCTCGCTTTGTTCTTCCTGGCGCCGTTCTTCATCATCGTGAAGATCTCGCTGTCGGATACGGCCATCGCCATGCCGCCCTATACGCCTGTTTTTCAGGGTTTTTCGCAGCTGGGCGATTTCCTGTCGCAGCTGGATTTCGAGAATTTCCAGATCCTCGGTGAAGATCCGCTCTATATTGAATCCTATCTGTCGTCGCTGAGGATCGCGGCGATTTCCACCCTGCTACTGCTGTTGATCGGCTACCCGATGGCGCTGGCCATGGCACGCGTCAAGCCGGAACTGCGCCCAACCCTTGTGATGATGGTCATCCTGCCGTTCTGGACCTCGTTCCTGATCAGGGTCTATGCCTGGATCGGCATCTTGAAGCCTGAAGGGCTTTTGACGCTGCTGCTGCAAAGCCTGCATATCTACGGTCCAGACCAGCAGGTGCATATCTACCAGACCGACATCGCCGTATTCATCGGCATCGTCTATTCCTACCTGCCCTTCATGGTCCTGCCACTCTATTCGGCTCTGGAGAAGATGGATGGCAGCCTGCTGGAAGCGGCAAGCGATCTCGGTTGCCCGCCGATGACCGCCTTCTGGCGGATTACCTTTCCGCTATCTCTGCCAGGGGTGATTGCTGGATCGATGATCTGCTTCATTCCGATCACAGGCGAATTCGTCATTCCCGACCTGCTTGGTGGTGCCGATACGCTGATGATCGGCAAGACCATGTGGACGGAGTTTTTCGGCAATCGGGACTGGCCCGTCGCCTCCGCCGTCGCCATCGTGCTGCTGCTTCTGCTGGTGGTGCCGATCATGATTTTCCAGAACCAGCAAAGCAAAGTGTGAGGGACCGTGATGAAATCTGGCCGTTTCGATCCCGTTTTTCTCACCTTCGGTTTCGCTTTTCTCTATGTGCCGATCCTGATCCTGGTGATCTTCTCGTTCAACGCATCAAAGCTGGTGACGGTCTGGGGCGGGTTCTCCCTGCGCTGGTACCAGGAGATCTGGCAGAATGACAGCCTGATGGATGCCGCCTGGGTCACGCTCCGGGTTGGCGTCATCTCGGCCAGCCTCGGCACGGTGCTTGGCACCATGGCGGCGCTGGCACTGGTGCGCTTCGGGCGGTTTCGTGGCCGCATGCTGTTTTCCGGCATGGTCTATGCGCCACTGGTCATGCCTGACGTCATCACCGGCCTGTCGCTGCTTTTGCTGTTCGTTGCGCTGAATGTCGATCGCGGCTTGATGACCATCACCCTTGCTCATACCAGCTTCACCATGTGCTATGTGGCGATCGTCGTGCAATCGCGGCTGGTGACGTTCGACCGCAGCCTGGAAGAGGCGGCGCTCGATCTTGGCTGCCCGCCGGTCAAGACGTTTTTCCGCATCACCCTGCCGCTGATCCTGCCAGCCGTCGTTTCCGGCTGGATGCTGGCCTTTACCCTGTCGCTGGACGATCTGGTGATTGCCAGCTTCACCACCGGGCCGGGCGCGACGACCTTGCCGATCAAGATCTATTCGCAGGTGCGGTTGGGTGTGACGCCGGAAATCAACGCGGTCTGCACCATATTGATTGCCATCGTGACGCTTGGCGTCATTATCGCTTCCATCGGCACCAAGCGGCGGGAGTTGCAGCGCCAGCGCGATGAGCATATTGCCGCCGCCGGGCGGTGATGTGAACGATCAAGGCCGGGCTGGTGACAGGATCAGATCCGGCCAGGAACCGCCGATGAATATCCGCAGTGGCGCAAAATTGCCGGAGGCATCACTGGCGCTGCTGGCAGAGGCAGTGCCAGGGCGGACTTCCGTCGAGAGAGCCAGTCCCTTGAAGTTATAGGGAATGACACCGGAGAAGGAGGAGGACTGCACACTGCTCAGCAGATCACCCTTGCCAATATTGATACTGCCATCATCAAGTGTTGCTGACACAGTCAGGCTGTCAAACGGCAATTCGCCCGTGCCAGCATCCTGCAATCGGAAAAACTTTTGTTCCGCCGCCTTGCGCCGGATGCCCTCCGGGTTGACACCGGTGATCCGGCCCGGTCCGGCGCTGAGGTCCAATGTGCCGGTAATATCTGCCGCGCGAGTTTCCCATAGCGCCCGGTTGGTCGCGGCTGACAGTGTCAGGGAGCCTGGCCCCAGCGGCAGGGGACCATTCAGCGCCAGTTTGCCTTCGATATCGGAAAGATCGGCATTGGTCAGCGACAGGTCCAGATGGCCGCCTTCATCGAAGCCGCCATTGCGGCCTTCGAGATGGGCAATCAATGTTCCTTCGGCCAGTGTGCTGTCGGCAATGTCGAAAACCACGGTGCCATCGGTGGCCAGAATGCTGGCGCCCATATCGGTGAGGGTGAAGGGCGCATAGGTCGCTTTGCGGGCCGACAAGGTCAGATCGAATTCCAGCCAGTCCAGGAGCCCAGTTTTGCCACTATTGGCATCGGCGTCCGGTGTCGAGAGTGAAAATGCCCCGAGAAACGTCGGAATATCCATCTGCTCGAAGGCCAGTGTGCCGCTCAGTTTTGGCTTGCCGCTTTTCGCCTGGGCCATTTCCATCAGGCCGGTGGCGCTTGTGTCGTTGGCGGTAAAGGACAGGCTGTCCAGCCTGATTTTGTCGGTCTCCGCCGTCACCGTGGCCTTGACGGAAACCGTGTGCAGCGCTTCCGTGCCTGGAAGCGTGGCACCGGTCCAGGCCAGAAGCCCCGGCACATTGGAAATCGCCAGGCTGAGCTGGCCTGAGGCAAAACGGGCGGGCGCAAGCCCGGTCATGCCGCTGAAACTGCCCTTCAATGTCGGTGCGGTCAGGGAAAAATCCGCCTGACCAACCCCGCCACCCAGCAGGATCAAGGGTTGGGTGGAGGCAAAATCCAGTTGAGTGGCAACGCCGCCGATGATCATATTGGCGTTGCCGATCGCGGGTGCCGACATCACTGGCCAGAACAGACGGGAAAAGATGCTGTCGATGACCACCCGGCGCTGTAACGGTTGATCCTCGATATCGATTCGGCCATTCTCAATGGTGATCGATCCGATCCGGGCATCATAGACCTTGTCGAGGCTCTGTCCGCCCTTGGTACTCTCCTGGACATGAGAGATGGCATCGGAGAGCAGGCCCTGTCCCGCCCAATCGAGATGGCCTTGCGAATTGCGCCGCATGTAGATGTGGGGTCGGCTGAGATGGAAATCGTCAAAGACCGGGTTGCCCATCGCCGCATGCACCAGTCCGAACGACGCCGAGAGCAGGTCGATATGGGCAAGAACGCGTTTGGCATTACCAGCCGTCCCACCAGGTTGAGTGTCGTCACGGTCGGTAATCGTCACATTGGGCAGGGTGATGCGGGGTTCCGGCCAGAATTGCAGGCTGGGTGTGCCTGCTATCTCCACGTCATGGCCGCTCCAGCGGCTGATGGCCTTTTCGATACTGCCGCGCACCAGACTGCTGGAAACGATATAAGGCGCTGCCAGCCGGGATGCGACAAAAACGCAGAGCGCTACCGCAATGACAGCAATCGCCGCGCGGGCCAGCCGGGGACCGTGCCAACGCCTGGGTCCAGACCATTTCCGTTTTGAACCGAGCGTCACATCAGGCCTTTCACATTCGGTGCGAAGAGTATGTCCACTGCCGCCGTTTCGATACAGCAAAGGGTTTTGCCTGGCAATTTGTTCAGGCTTTTACGCTGGATCTAGAGTTTGTCAGGGAAAAGTGAAACCCGGCTTTCCCTGATAGAGGACGCAGAAATGACAGCTCGCGGCGAAACGCTGCGCATCATTTGATCGCCTCGAATCGGGAGACCATGCCGATCATCCTGCCAGAACCCTCGGAGAGGGGAAGGTGATTTCCACCAGCGTACCTTCGTTCGGTGTCGATTGGATGGCAAAGCTGGCGCGGTTGGCATCCACCATCGCCTTGGTCAGCGGCAGGCCAAGTCCGGTGCCGT
It encodes the following:
- a CDS encoding polyamine ABC transporter substrate-binding protein, with the protein product MSITASAGALPAGAADREVHVYNWSDYIDPQILEDFTKETGIKVVYDVFDNNDLLETKLLAGGSGYDVVVPTGPFLARQIQAGVFQKLDKSKLPNLTNMWPMVMERLANYDPGNQYAVNYMWGTTGIGYNVKKIKAIFGDDVKVDSWDFIFKPENAKKLKQCGLNILDASDETFAIAMNYIGKPADSKKTADLEAGAKVYQAIRPSAKTFNSSSYLNDLANGDICATIGWSGDVIQAKKRAEEAKNGVEIAYVIPKEGTYMWFDNLAIPADAKNVEEAHAFINYLMKPEVIAKASDFVSYANGNLASQKMVSADVLNNPSVYPDEATMKRLFTISPYDPKSQRVLNRLWTQVKTGK
- a CDS encoding ABC transporter permease subunit — encoded protein: MAEPATLPQAFRQASRARWLIVVLPYLWLALFFLAPFFIIVKISLSDTAIAMPPYTPVFQGFSQLGDFLSQLDFENFQILGEDPLYIESYLSSLRIAAISTLLLLLIGYPMALAMARVKPELRPTLVMMVILPFWTSFLIRVYAWIGILKPEGLLTLLLQSLHIYGPDQQVHIYQTDIAVFIGIVYSYLPFMVLPLYSALEKMDGSLLEAASDLGCPPMTAFWRITFPLSLPGVIAGSMICFIPITGEFVIPDLLGGADTLMIGKTMWTEFFGNRDWPVASAVAIVLLLLLVVPIMIFQNQQSKV
- a CDS encoding ABC transporter permease, coding for MKSGRFDPVFLTFGFAFLYVPILILVIFSFNASKLVTVWGGFSLRWYQEIWQNDSLMDAAWVTLRVGVISASLGTVLGTMAALALVRFGRFRGRMLFSGMVYAPLVMPDVITGLSLLLLFVALNVDRGLMTITLAHTSFTMCYVAIVVQSRLVTFDRSLEEAALDLGCPPVKTFFRITLPLILPAVVSGWMLAFTLSLDDLVIASFTTGPGATTLPIKIYSQVRLGVTPEINAVCTILIAIVTLGVIIASIGTKRRELQRQRDEHIAAAGR
- a CDS encoding ABC transporter ATP-binding protein yields the protein MAKTLGPVKRKFAPWTERGQMPFIRFENVTKRFGPFTAVDNLTLNIYEREFFSLLGPSGCGKTTLMRMLAGFEEPTEGRILLQGRDLAGVPPYRRPTNMMFQSYALFPHMSVEKNIAFGLEQDNLPKGEIKARVEEMLKLVKLEEFARRKPGQLSGGQRQRVALARSLAKRPKVLLLDEPLGALDRKLREETQFELMDIQTELGLTFLIVTHDQEEAMTVSDRIAVMDKGEIVQVATPAEIYEAPNCRYVADFIGDINIVEGRLLRSDSAGGPVAIACDGFTCLVDQPCDLADGAEVAFAIRPEKVRISIDPPADTSVNALSGEVWDIGYLGDFSVFIIRREDGFTFRAAQANVARLVDRPITFGDQVWFSWTPDAGLLLTR
- a CDS encoding AsmA family protein translates to MTLGSKRKWSGPRRWHGPRLARAAIAVIAVALCVFVASRLAAPYIVSSSLVRGSIEKAISRWSGHDVEIAGTPSLQFWPEPRITLPNVTITDRDDTQPGGTAGNAKRVLAHIDLLSASFGLVHAAMGNPVFDDFHLSRPHIYMRRNSQGHLDWAGQGLLSDAISHVQESTKGGQSLDKVYDARIGSITIENGRIDIEDQPLQRRVVIDSIFSRLFWPVMSAPAIGNANMIIGGVATQLDFASTQPLILLGGGVGQADFSLTAPTLKGSFSGMTGLAPARFASGQLSLAISNVPGLLAWTGATLPGTEALHTVSVKATVTAETDKIRLDSLSFTANDTSATGLMEMAQAKSGKPKLSGTLAFEQMDIPTFLGAFSLSTPDADANSGKTGLLDWLEFDLTLSARKATYAPFTLTDMGASILATDGTVVFDIADSTLAEGTLIAHLEGRNGGFDEGGHLDLSLTNADLSDIEGKLALNGPLPLGPGSLTLSAATNRALWETRAADITGTLDLSAGPGRITGVNPEGIRRKAAEQKFFRLQDAGTGELPFDSLTVSATLDDGSINIGKGDLLSSVQSSSFSGVIPYNFKGLALSTEVRPGTASASSASDASGNFAPLRIFIGGSWPDLILSPARP